The stretch of DNA TACACCGACGGCCTGGTAGAACGACGCGGCACAGACATCGACATCTCGGTGCAGGCGCGTGAGATGGTGAGCCTGCCAGCGGACTGCCCTCTCGACGACATGCTCGACACGTTCCTGGCCCTGCTGGCGAACGGTGCGTACGAGGACGCCGTCGCGATCCTCGCCGCTCGCCAGCACGACGGAAATGAATGACCCTCCTCGCTCAGCCTTCGATGAGAAACGCTCATCCTTCGCTGCGACAGAGCAGGAGCTGTCCCGTCTCAAGTGATCTGGTCCGAAGCCGCGGCTGTGACCTGGGGCGACCAGAACGGTTGAGACACCTGGGTAGCCGCAAATCTCAGTTGATCTGGACCCTGGCGCATGAATACTGGCTGTCGTCTCAGTTGATCTGGTCTGCTTCCGGCGTTTCGAACTGGACTAGTGGAAGGGCCTGCGAGGATGACCATGCACGATGACCAAGTGGACGTGACCACCGAAACCGTTGCGACTCTGATCGAGGAACAGTTCCCTCAGTGGAGCGGCAAGGCGATCCAACTCCTGCCGTCGACCGGGACGGTCAACGCTATCTTCCGCATCGGGAACGACCTCTCGGCGCGTTTCCCACTGCGTT from Streptomyces sp. BA2 encodes:
- a CDS encoding SpoIIE family protein phosphatase; translated protein: MLWLPASPPIGTGLGGYESLTVRMHRGTTLLLYTDGLVERRGTDIDISVQAREMVSLPADCPLDDMLDTFLALLANGAYEDAVAILAARQHDGNE